The following proteins come from a genomic window of Streptomyces sp. GS7:
- a CDS encoding eCIS core domain-containing protein, translating to MSTAQSAAQDARAARDEKRRKRRERGRSAVPEPKNIVSGAGQPLDLSVRRELEEQLGHDLGQVRLHTDRDSGRLAELMGADAFAVGRDIFFREGAYRPGTADGQRLLAHELLHTVQNPHGLGALRAGRDLGAVSLPQESAEREAEAAAQESVRAAMLGAVRDGGPAAEVEPGQATPGWLRYATVDADRRRMELVDPATLVDRLANGVLRSLRGDPEDRSGRVRLELARMAPELQDSVLDRLEVRLLSSEFDRLLDLVAESEALPVGFQPSPAPEPVRDALDLVMEERDAREQRAQGAARTEKQRAEDAGEEKRDAKGQAEQGDREQSRAQRDAAAEKQEAGERTAQEDVRAEENADTRHQEQQAEEKQGQERQEADQADAARADRAQDGAERTKEERKAQREREEADPQQAMRPGADKRKRLDDAKKPADGSKQEELEKKKKEQPGPVRPEKVDERADQRDSALSEHGLNEKDEEDGPPREEEQPVGLEAGAERDIGAGGDAGSPARGGPGAGEAELKPEDFLPAADLDVSSVPTAEQPDAALPSFPAPPPTRAEQVEQQRENAADDEEHEDEPEAETKAPGAELGPVEGEAPQPEHGPAAEAGDRTEKDLQPEKPVEQEVGPDPEADERQAQEPEAEEKRDPEQAQDQDEDGARRAKQDADDKDADRDAEGGSGEEAPDAKEAQDEQAEKKEQDAQEEKREAPGQPEGAAAGKPAGVPTDGAAGSGADASASSGTAAASAPPAGAHTDRTPGEDRHPSPAARRGAEPVRAEREAPAAKSAVPKEAGPGAAPGGPVGGTEPAALPSAAAGPGGAPSVAQAAVSPAAEQADDPGKMGAPAPEGAKAQPDASLEKDGGGCAPPEPAPEKQEGGACGGGGGGAQGAEEKKEPPPDVSSQDPQSALDTVGQLAPDQAQEALPGLDGAADKKVNDEQQRLDANPPKRERPSGAPQTQSGPPQEEAAETPVTGQLERLGPEDQGEKQRAKGSEKAEGAKPTDNIQTPTLPPAKDGKMTAEDAQSVAAAADQVPTTDPELRNKTVGPAPKIKLEGESDPQRTDRQAEKLKEKQGKIQDTGRADASKSLGEDRIFPNAPKEELQGKAQGGRAPAGAGGGAAPGGTPKPGAGAVAKQERGGDIKSATGQARTEVAGKEKDQQQGEQKAKQQKQQEIDAEVSRNADQQTAERGRVADQARTERQNWRDEQDKKIDEADKGTDKEHKDGNDKITKERDGKDKEVEDRKNSDNKDIGDKADQAEKDAEKKKEEKKKDSDSLLGGLISAVGDFFKGLLDAVTKVFDEARKAINSVIDTFKDWANKAIDAVRDFAVKAINAVADALIAIGDVLLAAFPELRDKFRKAINDLRDKAIDTVNKLAEGLKKAVNDLLDALAAGLNALLNVLEAGLKAAIKIYRDAIVGALKFAEAAIQALGQFAALVADIAPDPGGWLSKAGSAAKTGIQEHLWGAIKTAVKQWFDTKVEGILGLGKAVINVLIKGCMSLKQIGKMAWDAVIAALPMMIAQLVIEKVVSMIIPAAGAILTIIQGLMAAWQSISAILAAFGKFFAFLKAVKSGPAACLFAEAVAAGVVALLELITNLLLARLGRAAKGVGTRLKGIAQKIMKGLKKAGKGARKAAGNAVNRARGAVRKATQALRKPTGPAKPRGPKVPTRPGASTEHHPTTHPHAKGPATSHDRPNSRTPNHERDHRRDEDAAKRQRDAEDPKKRPDPKKPENEHTPDPKKPTNEEPGTKTPKKEHEEKPPEHKPEHEPEKKPASPKKKKETEAPKRTRPRQPKSPLGRALKKIKGKVKSALKKVRNAGKALGKKLRKSKLGKALKNGAKKARDFFRKKRDHMRDHKKHRAEQKKRRREERKKKEKSKESKEQRLARIVARVKPLIQRTLSRGTTGITFRATLGAMRLWYRLTSLEAKEAGAHREIWATLNPKLPSGNAYVPQPGELRGIIREAVTDLLADRTIANSAQRLSSEESALRNSAAETKEIPDADLPHISHGADFPGAVRHMQERGTDIPRSRMAYTIGEEKQRITEKHAGTHPTNAVVQSIHSYPSISRTLRNTWRTLARRVKRKQTKGDLDANTVNDLKKLELEDASIAQLVQNFLATGKWPPELRPAEKARLGRLTYLMYVRESVRDPENVALAPMTMDLIARQDMTFEQAFAEFEPEKEGAERKRIGGRGRFPASMEGAAAAARGLQAEDKKDRIRGKKEHGEEGDRRELERRKIDLATRWLTVRLEGSGGTWGNSRQDVVEFIRKFIMEHHGITNNRG from the coding sequence GTGAGTACGGCGCAGTCGGCGGCGCAGGATGCCCGGGCGGCCCGTGACGAGAAGCGCCGGAAGCGGCGGGAGCGGGGCAGGTCGGCGGTTCCGGAGCCGAAGAACATCGTCAGCGGGGCCGGGCAGCCGCTGGATCTGAGCGTGCGGCGGGAGCTGGAGGAGCAGCTCGGCCACGACCTCGGCCAGGTGCGGCTGCACACCGACCGGGATTCCGGGCGGCTGGCGGAGCTGATGGGCGCGGACGCGTTCGCGGTGGGCCGGGACATCTTCTTCCGGGAGGGCGCCTACCGGCCGGGGACGGCGGACGGGCAGCGGCTGCTGGCACACGAGTTGCTGCACACGGTGCAGAATCCGCACGGCCTGGGGGCGCTGCGGGCGGGCCGGGACCTGGGCGCGGTGAGCCTGCCGCAGGAGTCCGCGGAGCGGGAGGCGGAGGCGGCGGCGCAGGAGTCCGTGCGGGCGGCGATGCTGGGCGCCGTACGGGACGGCGGGCCGGCGGCGGAGGTGGAGCCGGGGCAGGCGACGCCGGGGTGGCTGCGGTACGCGACGGTGGACGCGGACCGGCGGCGGATGGAGCTGGTGGATCCGGCGACGTTGGTGGACCGGCTGGCGAACGGGGTGCTGCGGTCGCTGCGGGGGGACCCGGAGGACCGGTCGGGTCGGGTGCGCCTCGAACTGGCGCGGATGGCACCGGAGTTGCAGGACTCGGTGCTGGACCGGCTGGAAGTGCGGCTGCTCAGCTCGGAGTTCGACCGGCTGCTGGACCTGGTGGCGGAGTCCGAGGCGCTGCCGGTGGGTTTCCAGCCGTCGCCGGCACCGGAGCCGGTACGGGACGCCCTCGACCTCGTAATGGAGGAGCGCGACGCCCGCGAGCAGCGTGCGCAGGGCGCCGCGCGGACGGAGAAACAGCGCGCCGAGGACGCCGGCGAGGAGAAGCGGGACGCCAAGGGGCAGGCGGAGCAGGGGGACCGGGAGCAGAGCCGGGCGCAGCGCGACGCGGCGGCGGAGAAGCAGGAGGCCGGTGAGCGCACGGCGCAGGAGGACGTACGCGCCGAGGAGAACGCGGACACCAGGCACCAGGAGCAGCAGGCCGAGGAGAAGCAGGGTCAGGAGCGCCAGGAGGCCGATCAGGCCGACGCGGCGCGAGCCGACCGGGCCCAGGACGGCGCCGAGCGGACGAAGGAGGAGCGCAAGGCACAGCGGGAGCGCGAGGAGGCCGATCCGCAGCAGGCGATGCGGCCGGGTGCCGACAAGCGCAAGCGCCTGGACGACGCGAAGAAGCCGGCGGACGGGTCGAAGCAGGAGGAGCTCGAAAAGAAGAAGAAGGAGCAGCCGGGGCCGGTCCGCCCGGAGAAGGTCGACGAGCGGGCCGATCAACGCGACAGTGCACTGTCCGAGCACGGGCTGAACGAGAAGGACGAGGAGGACGGCCCGCCGCGCGAGGAGGAGCAGCCCGTCGGGCTGGAGGCGGGTGCCGAGCGGGACATCGGCGCGGGCGGGGACGCCGGTTCGCCGGCCAGGGGCGGTCCGGGTGCGGGCGAGGCGGAGCTGAAGCCGGAGGACTTCCTGCCGGCCGCCGATCTGGACGTGTCGTCGGTGCCGACCGCCGAGCAGCCCGATGCCGCGCTGCCGTCGTTCCCCGCGCCCCCGCCCACGCGGGCCGAGCAGGTCGAGCAGCAGCGGGAGAACGCGGCCGACGACGAGGAGCACGAGGACGAGCCGGAGGCCGAGACCAAGGCGCCGGGTGCGGAACTGGGGCCGGTCGAGGGCGAGGCGCCGCAGCCGGAGCACGGGCCGGCGGCCGAGGCGGGGGACCGTACCGAGAAGGACCTCCAGCCGGAGAAGCCGGTCGAGCAGGAGGTGGGTCCGGATCCGGAGGCCGATGAGCGGCAGGCCCAGGAGCCGGAGGCCGAGGAGAAGCGGGATCCGGAGCAGGCGCAGGACCAGGACGAGGACGGTGCCCGCCGCGCCAAGCAGGACGCGGACGACAAGGACGCGGACCGGGACGCGGAGGGCGGCAGCGGCGAGGAGGCGCCCGACGCCAAGGAAGCCCAGGACGAGCAGGCGGAGAAGAAGGAGCAGGACGCTCAGGAGGAGAAGCGGGAGGCACCGGGGCAGCCGGAGGGGGCGGCGGCCGGGAAGCCGGCCGGGGTTCCGACGGACGGGGCGGCGGGCTCCGGTGCGGATGCCTCGGCGTCGTCCGGTACGGCCGCGGCGTCGGCACCGCCGGCCGGTGCGCACACGGACCGTACGCCCGGCGAGGACCGGCATCCGTCCCCCGCGGCGCGCCGGGGTGCCGAGCCGGTACGGGCCGAGCGGGAGGCGCCGGCCGCGAAGAGTGCGGTGCCGAAGGAGGCCGGGCCGGGTGCGGCGCCCGGCGGGCCGGTGGGCGGGACCGAGCCGGCTGCCCTGCCGTCGGCGGCCGCCGGGCCCGGTGGGGCGCCGTCGGTCGCCCAGGCGGCGGTGAGCCCGGCGGCCGAACAGGCCGACGATCCGGGGAAGATGGGCGCGCCGGCGCCGGAGGGGGCGAAGGCGCAGCCGGACGCCTCGCTGGAGAAGGACGGCGGGGGGTGTGCGCCGCCGGAGCCGGCTCCCGAGAAGCAGGAGGGCGGCGCGTGCGGCGGGGGCGGCGGGGGCGCGCAGGGCGCCGAGGAGAAGAAGGAGCCGCCGCCGGACGTCTCGTCGCAGGATCCGCAGTCGGCGCTGGACACGGTCGGTCAGCTCGCCCCGGACCAGGCACAGGAGGCGCTGCCGGGGCTGGACGGCGCGGCGGACAAGAAGGTCAACGACGAGCAGCAGCGGCTCGACGCGAACCCGCCGAAGCGTGAACGGCCTTCGGGGGCTCCGCAGACCCAGTCGGGGCCTCCGCAGGAGGAGGCCGCGGAGACTCCGGTCACCGGGCAGCTGGAACGGCTGGGCCCCGAGGACCAGGGCGAGAAGCAGCGGGCCAAGGGGAGCGAGAAGGCCGAGGGCGCCAAGCCGACCGACAACATCCAGACGCCGACGCTGCCGCCCGCCAAGGACGGCAAGATGACGGCCGAGGACGCCCAGAGCGTGGCGGCGGCGGCCGACCAGGTTCCGACGACCGACCCCGAGCTGCGCAACAAGACGGTCGGGCCGGCCCCCAAGATCAAGCTGGAGGGGGAGAGCGATCCGCAGCGTACGGACAGGCAGGCGGAGAAGCTCAAGGAGAAGCAGGGCAAGATCCAGGACACCGGCCGGGCGGACGCGTCCAAGTCGCTGGGCGAGGACAGGATCTTCCCGAACGCGCCCAAGGAGGAGCTCCAGGGGAAGGCCCAGGGCGGCCGGGCTCCTGCCGGGGCCGGTGGTGGCGCGGCGCCCGGTGGTACGCCGAAGCCGGGTGCCGGGGCGGTGGCCAAGCAGGAGCGCGGCGGGGACATCAAGAGCGCCACGGGCCAGGCGCGGACCGAGGTGGCCGGCAAGGAGAAGGACCAGCAGCAGGGCGAGCAGAAGGCCAAGCAGCAGAAGCAGCAGGAGATCGACGCCGAGGTCTCCCGCAACGCCGACCAGCAGACCGCCGAGCGCGGCCGGGTCGCCGACCAGGCCAGGACGGAGCGTCAGAACTGGCGCGACGAGCAGGACAAGAAGATCGACGAGGCCGACAAGGGCACCGACAAGGAGCACAAGGACGGCAACGACAAGATAACCAAGGAGCGCGACGGCAAGGACAAGGAGGTCGAGGACCGCAAGAACAGCGACAACAAGGACATCGGCGACAAGGCCGACCAGGCCGAGAAGGACGCCGAGAAGAAGAAGGAAGAGAAGAAGAAAGACTCCGACAGCCTCCTCGGCGGCCTCATCAGTGCCGTCGGCGACTTCTTCAAGGGCCTCCTGGACGCGGTCACCAAGGTCTTCGACGAGGCCCGCAAGGCCATCAACAGCGTCATCGACACCTTCAAGGACTGGGCGAACAAGGCGATCGACGCGGTCCGCGACTTCGCGGTCAAGGCCATCAACGCGGTCGCCGACGCGCTCATCGCCATCGGCGACGTCCTGCTGGCCGCCTTCCCGGAACTCCGCGACAAGTTCCGCAAGGCCATCAACGACCTGCGCGACAAGGCCATCGACACGGTCAACAAGCTCGCCGAGGGCCTCAAGAAGGCCGTCAACGACCTCCTCGACGCCCTCGCGGCCGGGCTCAACGCCCTCCTCAACGTCCTGGAGGCGGGCCTCAAGGCCGCCATCAAGATCTACCGCGACGCCATCGTCGGCGCCCTCAAGTTCGCCGAGGCCGCGATCCAGGCACTCGGCCAGTTCGCCGCCCTCGTCGCGGACATCGCCCCGGACCCCGGCGGCTGGCTCTCGAAGGCCGGCAGCGCCGCCAAGACCGGTATCCAGGAACACCTCTGGGGCGCCATCAAGACCGCCGTCAAGCAGTGGTTCGACACCAAGGTCGAGGGCATTCTCGGCCTCGGCAAGGCCGTCATCAACGTCCTGATCAAGGGCTGCATGTCCTTGAAGCAGATCGGCAAGATGGCCTGGGACGCGGTGATCGCCGCCCTCCCGATGATGATCGCCCAGCTCGTCATCGAGAAGGTCGTCTCGATGATCATCCCCGCGGCCGGCGCGATCCTCACCATCATCCAGGGGCTGATGGCCGCCTGGCAGTCCATCAGCGCGATCCTCGCCGCCTTCGGCAAGTTCTTCGCGTTCCTCAAGGCGGTGAAGTCCGGCCCGGCCGCATGCCTCTTCGCCGAAGCCGTCGCCGCCGGCGTCGTCGCCCTCCTCGAACTCATCACCAACCTCCTCCTGGCGCGCCTCGGCCGCGCCGCCAAGGGCGTCGGCACCCGCCTCAAGGGCATCGCCCAAAAAATCATGAAGGGCCTCAAGAAGGCCGGCAAAGGCGCCCGCAAGGCGGCCGGCAACGCCGTCAACCGCGCCCGCGGCGCCGTGCGCAAGGCCACCCAGGCCCTCCGCAAACCCACCGGCCCCGCCAAACCGAGGGGCCCCAAGGTCCCCACCCGCCCCGGCGCCTCCACCGAACACCATCCCACCACCCACCCCCACGCCAAGGGCCCCGCCACCTCCCACGACCGCCCCAACAGCCGCACCCCCAACCACGAACGCGACCACCGCCGCGACGAAGACGCCGCCAAGCGCCAACGCGACGCGGAGGACCCGAAGAAGCGGCCGGACCCCAAGAAGCCGGAGAACGAACACACCCCGGACCCCAAGAAGCCGACCAACGAGGAACCGGGCACCAAGACCCCCAAGAAGGAGCACGAGGAGAAGCCCCCGGAGCACAAGCCCGAGCACGAACCGGAGAAGAAGCCCGCATCCCCCAAGAAGAAAAAGGAAACCGAGGCCCCCAAGCGCACCAGGCCCCGCCAGCCCAAGTCCCCCCTGGGCCGCGCCCTCAAAAAGATCAAGGGCAAGGTCAAGTCCGCCCTCAAGAAGGTCCGCAACGCCGGCAAGGCCCTGGGCAAGAAACTCCGCAAGTCCAAACTCGGCAAGGCCCTCAAGAACGGCGCCAAGAAGGCCCGCGACTTCTTCAGGAAGAAGCGGGACCACATGCGGGACCACAAGAAGCACCGCGCGGAGCAGAAGAAGAGGCGCCGCGAGGAGCGGAAGAAGAAGGAGAAGTCCAAGGAGTCGAAGGAGCAACGGCTGGCCCGCATCGTGGCCCGCGTCAAGCCGCTGATCCAGCGGACACTTTCCCGCGGCACTACCGGAATCACCTTCCGCGCCACACTCGGCGCAATGCGGCTCTGGTATCGACTGACATCTCTGGAAGCCAAGGAGGCCGGTGCGCATCGCGAGATATGGGCCACCCTCAACCCGAAACTTCCGAGCGGAAATGCATATGTACCCCAACCCGGGGAGCTTCGCGGGATAATTCGCGAAGCCGTGACAGACCTCCTCGCCGACCGAACCATCGCTAACTCTGCCCAGAGACTCAGCAGCGAAGAATCTGCACTGCGGAACAGTGCGGCAGAGACCAAGGAAATACCGGATGCAGATCTGCCGCACATTTCACATGGGGCAGATTTCCCGGGAGCCGTGCGACACATGCAGGAACGAGGAACGGACATTCCTCGCAGCCGGATGGCGTACACGATAGGCGAAGAAAAGCAGCGGATTACCGAGAAACATGCAGGCACTCACCCCACCAACGCCGTAGTGCAAAGCATACACTCATATCCGAGCATTTCTCGCACCCTCAGAAATACCTGGAGGACATTGGCTCGCAGAGTCAAACGCAAGCAGACGAAGGGCGACCTGGACGCCAACACAGTCAACGACCTCAAGAAATTAGAACTCGAGGACGCATCCATCGCTCAGTTGGTTCAAAACTTCCTGGCGACTGGAAAATGGCCACCGGAGTTGCGCCCTGCCGAGAAGGCGAGGCTCGGCCGCCTCACATACCTGATGTACGTCCGCGAGTCCGTCCGCGACCCCGAGAATGTGGCGCTTGCCCCGATGACCATGGATCTCATAGCCCGACAGGACATGACGTTTGAACAAGCCTTCGCAGAGTTCGAACCAGAAAAGGAAGGGGCAGAGCGCAAGCGAATCGGGGGAAGGGGGCGCTTCCCAGCATCCATGGAAGGCGCGGCAGCAGCCGCCCGAGGTCTACAGGCCGAGGACAAGAAGGACCGGATCAGAGGCAAGAAGGAACACGGCGAGGAGGGGGATCGCCGAGAGCTCGAACGGCGCAAGATCGACCTTGCTACACGGTGGCTCACCGTACGCCTGGAAGGTTCAGGCGGAACCTGGGGGAACTCGAGACAAGATGTCGTAGAGTTCATCAGGAAGTTCATCATGGAACATCACGGCATAACCAACAACCGAGGGTGA
- a CDS encoding GPW/gp25 family protein, with amino-acid sequence MSTTRKVRTEIAFPFRIDGRGRTAHAGPDAHVRDLIEQLLFTSPGERVMRPDFGCGLLDLVFTPNSPELASAVELSVQASLQRWLGELIEVESLDVVSEDNVVRVSLRYVVRATASRRDDVFEGRGEG; translated from the coding sequence ATGAGCACCACACGGAAGGTCCGTACCGAGATCGCTTTTCCGTTCCGGATCGACGGGCGCGGGCGGACCGCGCACGCCGGTCCCGACGCGCATGTACGGGATCTGATCGAGCAGTTGCTGTTCACGAGTCCGGGCGAGCGGGTGATGCGGCCGGACTTCGGCTGCGGGCTGCTGGATCTGGTCTTCACGCCGAACAGCCCGGAGTTGGCGTCGGCGGTCGAACTGTCCGTCCAGGCGTCGTTGCAGCGGTGGCTGGGCGAGCTGATCGAGGTCGAGTCGCTGGACGTGGTGAGCGAGGACAACGTCGTCCGGGTGTCTCTGCGCTATGTGGTGCGCGCCACCGCGAGCCGGCGTGACGACGTGTTCGAGGGGCGGGGCGAGGGATGA
- a CDS encoding phage baseplate assembly protein V, protein MAAAQNNRFLGKFRGRVAANDDPMGIGRLRVQVPDVLGDETSTWALPCFPFTGERAGQVVVPSVGAGVWVEFEQGDPSFPVWTGCWYGRREELPEDAQPDPATAHPVVIQTPGKHKIVMSDVPTTGILLEAPGGAYVRIDATGVHINNGHGASISLAGDQVDINEGRLTVPKKR, encoded by the coding sequence ATGGCCGCTGCACAGAACAACCGCTTTCTCGGCAAGTTCCGTGGCCGAGTGGCGGCGAACGACGACCCGATGGGAATCGGGCGGTTGCGGGTCCAGGTCCCGGATGTGCTGGGGGACGAGACCTCCACCTGGGCGCTGCCGTGCTTTCCGTTCACCGGGGAGCGGGCCGGGCAGGTGGTGGTGCCGTCCGTCGGGGCGGGTGTGTGGGTGGAGTTCGAACAGGGCGATCCCAGTTTCCCGGTGTGGACCGGGTGCTGGTACGGGCGCCGGGAGGAGCTGCCGGAGGATGCGCAGCCGGATCCGGCGACGGCGCATCCGGTGGTGATCCAGACGCCGGGGAAGCACAAGATCGTGATGTCGGACGTGCCCACCACCGGAATTCTGCTGGAGGCTCCGGGCGGCGCCTACGTGAGGATCGACGCGACCGGGGTGCACATCAACAACGGCCACGGGGCGTCGATCTCCCTGGCCGGCGATCAAGTGGACATCAACGAGGGCCGGTTGACCGTGCCCAAGAAGCGATAG